The Brachionichthys hirsutus isolate HB-005 chromosome 3, CSIRO-AGI_Bhir_v1, whole genome shotgun sequence genome has a window encoding:
- the cnr2 gene encoding cannabinoid receptor 2, protein MEESLTSVSLGSTGAKGNVSFDCKNLECYMVLTDPEKLAISSICFLAGPITLLENAVVLGVIAATATLRQRPSYLFIGSLALADVFASCFFTTSFLDFHLFRRSDGPFAYLFKLSGVTMAFSSSVGSLLLTALDRYLCIHQPTSYKVLLTRRRAVLSLLILWTATIFISLLPLMGWRCATGFTPPCSHLFPYISHVYLTCWSSLILVLLALILGAYALILCKAHRHEASMANIQGATGRGQARMRMDIRLARTFGLILIILVGCWLPVLSFMLVDVRVVLTLSQKRAFAFCSTLCLVNSAVNPLLYALRCRELRVELLQLQQRLCRICICKKSRKDLTPGLSSKDDCSTLSEDRTTGTRSDRLHSVSEVVDNQ, encoded by the exons ATGGAGGAATCCTTGACTTCCGTTTCTTTAGGATCCACAGGAGCCAAAGGGAACGTCTCTTTCG ATTGCAAAAATCTGGAATGCTACATGGTCCTCACGGATCCAGAGAAGCTCGCCATCAGCTCCATCTGTTTCCTGGCGGGTCCCATCACCCTGCTGGAAAACGCCGTGGTGCTGGGGGTGATTGCTGCCACGGCCACTCTGCGGCAACGGCCCTCATATCTGTtcattggcagcctcgctctgGCGGACGTCTTCGCCAGCTGCTTCTTCACCACCAGCTTCCTCGACTTCCACCTCTTTCGCCGCAGTGATGGCCCCTTCGCCTACCTCTTTAAACTAAGCGGTGTCACCATGGCCTTCAGCAGCTCTGTAGGGAGTTTACTCCTGACTGCTCTTGACCGTTACCTGTGCATCCACCAGCCTACCAGCTATAAGGTGCTGCTGACCCGCCGGCGAGCCGTGCTGAGCCTGCTGATCCTCTGGACCGCCACCATCTTCATTTCCCTCTTGCCTCTGATGGGTTGGAGGTGTGCCACAGGGTTTACTCCACCCTGCTCACATCTATTCCCCTACATTAGCCATGTCTATCTGACCTGCTGGTCCAGCTTAATCCTGGTGCTGCTGGCTCTTATTTTGGGGGCATATGCGCTCATTCTGTGCAAAGCCCACCGTCATGAGGCCTCCATGGCCAACATCCAGGGAGCAACAGGGAGAGGTCAAGCCCGTATGAGGATGGACATCCGGTTAGCTCGTACCTTTGGCCTCATCCTAATCATACTCGTGGGCTGCTGGCTTCCTGTGCTCTCCTTCATGCTGGTGGATGTCCGTGTGGTCCTGACCCTCAGCCAAAAGAGGGCCTTTGCATTTTGCAGCACCCTCTGCCTGGTGAACTCTGCAGTCAACCCGCTGCTGTATGCCCTGCGCTGTCGAGAGCTCAGAGTCGAATTGCTGCAGTTGCAACAGAGGTTGTGTCGGATTTGCATTTGCAAAAAATCCAGAAAGGATTTAACCCCAGGATTGTCCTCAAAAGACGACTGTAGCACGCTTTCTGAGGACAGGACTACTGGGACCAGATCTGACCGACTTCATTCTGTCTCAGAAGTTGTGGACAATCAGTAG
- the LOC137917310 gene encoding c-Myc-binding protein-like produces MAHYRASDSKREQFRRYLEKAGIADRLTGVLLALYEKQERPSNALEFVKENLGAADLSSADTEALQQEVIDLRQRCAGLVEENKALRARLQGYEPEPEDGAGAGAGAD; encoded by the exons ATGGCGCATTATCGG GCTTCGGACTCCAAACGGGAGCAGTTCCGGAGATACTTGGAGAAAGCTGGCATCGCCGACAGGCTGACCGGCG TTCTGTTGGCTTTGTATGAAAAACAAGAGAGGCCCAGCAACGCTCTGGA ATTTGTTAAGGAGAATCTGGGTGCAGCCGACCTGAGTTCAGCCGACACCgaggctctgcagcaggaggtgaTCGACTTGAGGCAAAGGTGTGCCGGTCTGGTGGAGGAAAACAAGGCGCTCAGAGCAAGG CTACAGGGGTATGAACCCGAACCCGAAGACGGAGCCGgagccggcgccggcgccgactAG
- the akirin1 gene encoding akirin-1: MACGATLKRSMEFEALLSPQSPKRRRCAPLPGSPSAPSPQRCNLRPPVESPMHTMSPPAIGNEHRLTPEQIFQNLRQEYSRIQRRRQLEGAFNQTEAGNSSPSSSINAPSSPPGASRKDQPSFTLRQVSYLCERLLKDHEGKIREEYEQILNTKLAEQYESFVKFTQDQIMRRYGARPASYVS, translated from the exons ATGGCGTGTGGAGCTACGTTAAAGCGATCGATGGAGTTTGAGGCCCTCCTCAGTCCCCAGTCTCCCAAGCGGAGAAGGTGCGCTCCACTACCTGGGTCTCCCAGCGCCCCGTCCCCGCAAAGATGCAACCTCCGTCCGCCGGTCGAGAGCCCCATGCATACGATGTCTCCTCCGGCCATAGGAAACGAACACAGGCTCACCCCAG AGCAGATCTTCCAGAACCTCCGCCAGGAGTACAGCCGGATCCAAAGGCGGCGGCAGCTGGAAGGAGCCTTCAACCAGACCGAGGCCGGTAACTCCAGCCCGAGTTCCTCCATCAACGCTCCCAGCTCCCCTCCAG GTGCCTCCAGGAAGGACCAGCCCTCGTTTACGCTGAGGCAGGTGAGCTACCTGTGTGAGCGACTGCTGAAAGACCACGAGGGGAAGATCCGGGAGGAGTACGAACAGATCCTTAACACAAAACTCGCAG AACAATATGAATCTTTTGTGAAATTCACACAAGACCAGATCATGCGAAGATACGGAGCCCGACCTGCTAGTT ATGTCTCCTGA
- the rragca gene encoding ras-related GTP binding Ca — MSIQYEVEQLADSYGVADSFPKDFGYGEEEADIEGSPVPSDSKPRILLMGLRRSGKSSIQKVVFHKMSPNETLFLESTNKIYKDDISSSSFVNFQIWDFPGQVDFFDPTFDYEMIFRGTGALIFVIDAQDDYVEALGRLHLTVSRAYRVNPEINFEVFIHKVDGLSDDHKIETQRDIHQRANDDLADASLEKLHLSFYLTSIYDHSIFEAFSKVVQKLIPQLPTLENLLNIFISNSGIEKAFLFDVVSKIYIATDSSPVDMQSYELCCDMIDVVIDVSCIYGLKEDGSGSAYDKESMAIIKLNNTTVLYLKEVTKFLALVCILREESFERKGLIDYNFHCFRKAIHEVFEVGVATHRPAGLQPVGSPCSKVVALNGTPRSTV, encoded by the exons ATGTCGATTCAGTACGAGGTGGAACAGCTGGCTGACAGCTACGGGGTTGCGGACTCGTTCCCCAAAGATTTCGGTTATGGGGAAGAGGAGGCCGACATCGAGGGGAGCCCGGTTCCCTCCGACAGCAAGCCGAGAATCCTGCTCATGGGCCTGAGAAGGAGCGGCAAGTCGTCGATACAGAAG GTGGTTTTCCACAAGATGTCCCCCAACGAGACTTTATTCCTGGAGAGCACCAACAAGATCTACAAGGACGacatctccagcagctccttcgTCAACTTCCAGATATGGGACTTCCCGGGGCAGGTCGACTTCTTCGACCCGACCTTCGACTACGAGATGATCTTCAGAGGAACCGGGGCTTTGATATTTGTCATCGACGCTCAG GACGACTACGTGGAGGCTCTGGGCAGGCTGCACCTCACCGTGTCGCGAGCCTACAGGGTCAATCCCGAGATCAACTTCGAGGTGTTTATTCACAAAGTGGACGGCCTGTCGGACGATCATAAGATCGAGACCCAGAGAGACATCCATCAGAGGGCTAACGACGATCTGGCGGACGCGAGTTTGGAGAAGCTGCATCTCAG CTTTTACTTGACGAGTATTTACGACCACTCCATCTTCGAGGCCTTCAGCAAAGTGGTGCAGAAGCTCATTCCTCAGCTCCCCACGCTGGAGAACCTGCTGAACATCTTCATATCT AATTCCGGGATCGAGAAGGCCTTCCTGTTCGACGTGGTCAGTAAGATCTACATCGCCACAGACAGCTCTCCAGTGGACATGCAGTCCTACGAGCTGTGCTGCGACATGATCGACGTCGTCATCGACGTCTCCTGCATCTACGG GCTGAAGGAGGATGGCAGCGGCAGCGCCTACGACAAGGAGTCCATGGCCATCATCAAGCTGAACAACACCACTGTGCTGTACCTGAAGGAGGTCACCAAGTTCCTGGCGCTGGTCTGCATCCTGCGAGAAGAAAGCTTTGAGCGCAAAG GGTTGATAGACTACAACTTCCACTGTTTCCGGAAGGCCATCCACGAAGTGTTCGAGGTGGGCGTCGCCACCCATCGTCCAGCGGGCCTCCAGCCGGTGGGCTCCCCCTGCAGCAAGGTCGTCGCACTGAACGGCACGCCGCGCAGCACCGTCTAG
- the rhbdl2 gene encoding rhomboid-related protein 2, producing MAEIELEQQEPFPVDRDGRPFRGGKDQPDGVRKLGCCEKFQLAVSKWMLPEDSRSKYLERANCCPPPIFIILISIAELAVFIYYAVWKPQKQWVTLEEGIWRSNLTYKPEHRQEAWRFVSYMFVHAGVEHIVGNLLIQLLLGIPLEMVHKGFEVGMVYMAGVLAGSLCSSIFDPLSALVGASGGVYALVGGYFMNAVVNFREMIPLLGVFRILVIVIYVGVDFGFAFYRRFGSGDAALRVSFVAHFGGILAGMTIGYVFFSAYNKKLLKDPRFWLCIVGYVAFVLFAVLFNIFLSPAS from the exons ATGGCGGAGATCGAACTCGAGCAGCAGGAGCCGTTTCCCGTGGACCGAGACGGCCGACCGTTCCGGGGCGGGAAGGATCAGCCCGACGGCGTCCGGAAGTTGGGATGCTGCGAGAAGTTCCAGCTCGCCGTCTCCAAATGGATGCTCCCGGAGGACTCGCGCAGCAAGTACCTGGAGAGGGCCAACTGCTGTCCTCCtcccatcttcatcatcctcatcagtATCGCAGAG CTGGCGGTGTTTATCTACTATGCCGTGTGGAAGCCCCAGAAGCAGTGGGTGACTCTGGAGGAGGGCATCTGGAGGAGCAACCTCACGTACAAGCCCGAGCACCGGCAGGAAGCGTGGCGCTTCGTCTCCTACATGTTTGTCCATGCTGG cgTGGAGCACATCGTAGGAAACCTGCTGatacagctgctgctgggaatCCCGTTGGAAATGGTCCACAAGGGATTTGAAGTGGGGATGGTTTACATGGCGGGAGTCCTGGCAG GTTCGTTGTGCAGCTCCATCTTTGATCCTCTCAGCGCCCTGGTGGGTGCGTCTGGGGGGGTTTATGCCCTAGTGGGGGGCTATTTCATGAACGCAGTGGTG AATTTCCGAGAGATGATTCCGCTCCTCGGAGTTTTCCGTATCCTTGTCATCGTGATATACG TCGGGGTCGACTTTGGATTTGCCTTCTACAGAAGATTTGGCAGCGGCGATGCCGCTTTGAGG GTGTCCTTCGTGGCTCACTTTGGAGGGATCCTGGCCGGAATGACCATCGGCTACGTCTTCTTCAGCGCTTACAACAAGAAGCTCCTCAAAGACCCTCGTTTCTGGCTGTGCATCGTGGGCTACGTAGCGTTTGTGCTGTTCGCCGTGCTCTTCAACATATTCCTGTCCCCGGCATCGTAG